Part of the Danio rerio strain Tuebingen ecotype United States chromosome 12, GRCz12tu, whole genome shotgun sequence genome, aagttaattttgagccctggtAATAATCCACCACCGTTTCTTTTTGCTTGGTAGCTAATGTGGTCAAAACCAAAGTTTAAAGTACTGCGTTCTTTGCAATTCTCTGAAGCAATGACTTCCACATTTGTCAAACCGCGTATTTAACTCGTTACAAAAAAGTTGAACTGATTATCAGTTCTTCTCAATGCCCACACAGCCCAAGTTGTGCCACATCTAAAGCTTTCCGGAGCTCAGAACTTAGTAATTCTGAAACTGAAAGGaaaagctattaaaactatttaaattagtaCCACTTGATTTTAATGTTCAatttgagtattagttgactGTTTGCcttatatctgttgatactgctccttccacagacatttaactgactagaagAAACGACAAGTTTGTCAACCTATACTAACCCCAACCTCACAGTCTACTTAACTAATGAGATTTAGTTGCCAtatagatgcaatgcaacttaattcaacaaatggaccatcaaaatagtgtgACCCATAAATCTTTTTAGTTAAGTTAATGTCACAACTTGCTTCGATTGTGTGCATTAAAGTGTGTGTTAAGATTTATCCGGTGTGTTTTTCTGAAGGGTCACCCTCAGTGAATGTGCAGGCCATCTTTTAATGCTCCCtgtatttattcatataaataaatgataaatatagtCTGTGATTTTGAGATTAATTCATCACCCTTCCATCCAAGATTGACACATCAGTGTCTATAAATGAGGTTTGCAGCGAACTTAATTTcaactgaaatatatattttgttataccAAACATACTTTATTTAATCTTGTCATTTAGTTAGTGAGGATTTAAAGGTAAAGTCTCTAGACAGGGTTTAGCCCTCTCTTCTCCAGGTCCACATCAAGCAACCTCCCAACCGCTCCTCATTTCCTGCCGTTGTGCCTGTTTATGAACGTTTGATCTGATAAATTTTTGCGTCTACCGCACCTGGTCTTGTGTGCTTGTTTTGAAGCCTGAGCATTAACAAAGCTTCCTCTCGAGCGTATCTGCCATGCTAATGGCTGGGTTTGATCAAAGCAAGCTCTGCATGATGGATCAGCCCATTTACTCCAGACAGAGATCTTGCCAGCCTCAAGGCCTTGGAAAGATGAGGATCCGACAAGGACATCTGAATGTTGGGAAGAAGCCCAACTCCCCCACATGAATGACAGCCATAAGGATGCAGCACTTTGTCCCTGCCTGCTTTCTGAAGCAAGTAACCCAATCTGGGTCTGAAAGGATATAAATAGAGCTGTGCTCAGAGGGGGAGGACTGGCCAAACTGATGGCCCGGCCAGCCGAGACATGACACTGCACAACAACCTGTGCATTCGTCCAACCACATGCGCACACACTCCAGCTCCTAACCGCCTTTTTTGGTCACATGCCTTCCATGCCTGTCGTGTGTGGAGTAGTGAGCAAAAACGTTGGCAGTGGGCACCACCCTTCTGTGTGAGTCATGTTCAGTCCCTGATGGGCCACATGCTCAAGTTTGGACTGTACTGTGATCCTCAATGCTGGAACTTTCACCGGACCCTGTCCCTACTGGTCACTGCAAGAATTGGTTTTCCCCATTGATAAACAGACCTGTCAAGAGGGAGGAGTATTAGAGAAACTGTAATTTGACCAATCCCATGACCCCACTTGCAATGTCACCTGGCTAAACCTTAACTTACTGCTGGTTCGTAGCCTACTGGCTTTTTTGGAGGTTTGCTAGGTCAAGGTCTCTGGCGTGTGATCGCATAGCTTACGAGGCGGCTCCCACTCCATTTGTCTAATGGCTTATTTGGGCTTGTAATACATTTCAGTGGCTATTCCTGGAGTCATGTAATGGTCTTAAGGTTGAGGTTTGCCCAAAGCGGCTTAAAGCTGCTCTACACTTTCTAATCCTACATTCAGATGGGGAATCAGCctcatgaaaaatacattttgccTTCTGTCTTAGTAGTgatcaataaaacattttttcctcTGGCTTTGTAAGGTCTTCTAAAGCTTCTTTTAAAGGGTGTTTTGCATGCGTAGGTCAATAGTTtgttacacatttgtacttgattTTTAAGTGCATGCTTTTATTGAAAATGAGGTAAAGCTAGCTAAAGCCTGTTTatggtgtatttttattttttaaaaatgttgtcaaacccggctcattgtggaaatgacACTGGAGATGAAAGGTGATGCAGGAGCTTAAGTTACCAACCAGACACACCCCATTTGTGTTATCTGTTTGTCCAGAAGCCAATTTTAACATAGAAATGCttgctttaaacattttttttcggTTAGAGAATCCTGggtttataaaaatatttggtTGCACAAATGTTTTAAGGATGATGTAAAATCTTTCTGAAatgtttagttcacccaaaaattatgtttattgcattattatttttaaatttacatttactctTTGTAAATGAAGTGGTTCCGAGCTTTTATGTTTGTGAATGAAGAAGGAAAATTGCTGAAAAGAATGCGTTCATGTTTAGAACGCACTGACATGAGActtctactccagccaatcagaacattcagacgcattcacatccgctgattcttcttcttcttcttctttggccttagtcccgaaTGGTTGCAAGGTCAGCTCTTTAGAACAAGTCTTctatttagacttgtccatatgataacgacttttttacacattctGGCCGGTCTGTCGtttgggcctgtcaccctcatacactctcACTACGTATGCCTGTCAcacctcatacactacggacaatttagcctacccaatgcaccttcagcatgtctttggactgtgggggaaaccggagcacctggaggaaacccatgcaaatgcagggagaacatgcaaactcctcacagaaatgccaactgagccgaggttcgaaccagcgaccgagcaaccttcttgctgtgaggtgacagcactacctactgcgccactgcttcgccattcACATCCGctgattatgaaaataaaaaaaacctttgaaTGTTTTCCTGACACGttcagctgctagatgttagtcagataactttCTATGTTCATTCTTAATGCCAACggtgtaaaaaattattattgataaAATTCTTATGATAAacagctgtttgtttaccttcaagctctgcttcagttgcttgacgcgtgcTCCTGTgagcgccaacacacacacacaaacatctcaacatgcaaaagtgttcctcctTATGTTTTAATCGAAGTTGaacacaatacttatccatccacagaatttgtaatgtaatcaaGTGTGTAAACATTTATCTGCGGATCatgcttctgcctttggatgtgtCTGGGACAAAGCAGGtgctaaagctttaaatgaaagtgaaaccatcaaccaCGTACAACAAAATACGTAAATACAGGCGCAACCGTTtacagctcatttctggttaatgattaCAGAATTTACCGGaattttgaaatggatgtgtgaAATGGTCTTTTCCGAAAAAATTCTGGAATGTCCTTACCtttgtgaacagtgctttttttatcataccggtaaagtcgttttggaaattttccggatatttgcCGGTATCATTGTGTGAGAGGCTTTTGTAGGATGTTGGAAACAAGTAGACATTATTTAATATGTGTTCGTGCTGACGCTCACTGGAGGATtgctttacatgcacacacatcaaGCTACTTAAAGgcaaatgtgtctggaaaaatattcaaaggcttttattttcataaacggTGGAtttgaatgcgtctgaatgttctgattggctggagtcctctcacatcagcacgttctaAACATGAACACAGTCTTTCCGGCAATTtttcttctgcgttcacacagagcagaaCAGCATtacggcaaattaccagtaatgttacagcttctctttccggaaaattgccagaacgaCTTTCCCAGTAGTAAAAAGTGCCTGTTCACATATGATCCCTTTCTAGAAAATTAATGGCAAAGGTCTGTACGTGTGAAAGAGGCTTTTGACATAGCTGGAAAGAAAATGTTTCTACGCTTACTGGTTTCTTGTTTTGTGTAAAATAGAAAAGTTGTAATGTTGCCTGGCAAACCTTGAATTACTGCCTtttataccttttatttttaaaatttctcgagttaatgttgtctatcgagtaacAATCTCCCTTGGATTGGAGTTCGGTGCGCACTAAGATGGACCAACACCGCCCTGTAAGTTAACACACTGCATACTGTAGGTCCACAGCTCTGGTGTGTTAtgaattacatgttttaaatgacagtgagACAGgctacgtttagtttttattgtaaaatatagattataaccaagtacacagtaaaatactattttttaaatggtttgcCTATTGACGGCGTATAGGCTAACCGTTAAACTTAAGgcagcatatttttattaatatgaaaaaacacattacaacaaactagccaccctttgatttatttttttcgtttacaaatatttttatcaaacgaaaaatgcaatgaatagtttattttggttttcattttattagaaataatatcATTTAAAGGCTACACAACTCCTCAACGGCTCCAATTGTGTTTTGACAGATATCCTAGATAGACTTtctggctcaaagacatttatgcctgtttatttcagtgctgtattctgacagatttcgcaaaggcttcagctattctacctgtcagctggtaccagcctcagttttgcgtTAGGCGTCTGTGTCTggatgacagcgagagagagatgagatcagacctcagattcgatgtgtggccgcaagtctcagttactttattgcaatttttaatattggctcatctaaatgaacttttcatttattaaaagcagAAATATTGGTAGAGAAacgaagcaactttcggtttttgaagagagcgTCCTCAGAGATTAAAAACCGCGCGCGCACACAGGTTAGCCTACACTCTTGTCGGCCTAttctttaatgattttttttttttttacattaaatgcataataatcaattgcaaaaaagaacagctgaacttcggaaaaagtgctcacGGCTGTTGGCGCGAGTTgatttgtttctctgcagttggcttattaatggcgcggcattgctaaatcactcttgttttaataaataaaaaaaggataattcattattaaacattgtgagatggTGGCCGcgtaatttttaaaatgagattatgcgttgcgtatttatggctattgatcttatctaccCGCGACCAACACATAGTTGAACATCAAGTGTTAAAAATGAGGGTATAAATTAGTTGTTTCCTCCAACtgctgccacctttgtcaggcaaagtttgcagattgcctcattaacgtcttcaggttctctttttgcatttggtttaaacccaaaatatagccaaacaggcgcttttgcattgcgttttgacacTTATCCATCCGCCATTCTCTTTCTGTAAATTTGACTCCTCTCGTTATCTTgatgtgataaatgaaatatgacgcattgtagctatgttcagatgataattatagtgcatgctctcgtcttaagtaaattatttagaattatgtttcccatttaaataaaataaaaatttaaataaaaaaaaaacgaatacttaaaaaaaaatgtttagacgGTGTCACGGTGaaaaagtgatgtcaccggtgttgcgtcttaaaagcggtatcaccgtcaacaccgtctatcgtggcaagcctatgCGAGTTATGTGCTATTAAAAACTCCtactgtttataaaaaaaaactaatttatggtttgcatcaaacaaaaatgaaacattgcagtaagaaatatttattttgtactatagtttttaaatgcatgtcaatttattaaataatatttctgctactaaacaaacaaaatattaaattaatcattCAATGCAATACTCAAAGCtacaaagcagtcatcagtaattaaatatgaaaataatatacatctcaagaaaaattagacaaaagaaagtaagaaaagtctcacttctaccactctttaaaagttttggtttcaatttctgtcatttttaaatgctcagtctctTTATGCgctgatttacatttttctgtgtttgtagaaaaaagcaggcgagtcagctgaTCCAGCATATGAGGAAGGCAAAGACCCCCGGCGCAGTACTGTTCTTTGTTATAAGCCGAATCAGTGTAAatttagtaaaggcgagcttctttggtgATGATGGATACATTGTTAGAGTTTACATTTAGTGGACATTTGCGTTGAACATGCAGTAAATGCTACGCATCGAGATTCGTGCACCTTCTCTGAAAACACTTGATTGATTCCGGCTGGCAGATCAATGTTTACCACATGTCATGATCACTCTCAATTGCTGCCATattttgtaactttaggtggggtttgcaaacctttATACTTTATACTACttttcagccgtttgcatttcctgcggtcacaaaagctccctgtcatctcacAGCTGAAAGTCTTGAGTggttgacagctaatatgaaccaacaTGGTGGCATGGAAGAGCGATTCAGTACGTTTAAAATCAAAACGAGTcacactacaaccattatatgcagttgtacatatgctcccaaatatattatgctaTACACAGCTTAAATTTCGGgcacatatgcaaccaaaacgaTCGCAATTTCGGGCCCTGCATTTTGTGGAATAAATGGCCTGAGAATGCAATTAAACAGTAATGCcaaatgcactttatttattcTGTTGTAATGTTGGACACACACGCTACGTTTTGTCAGATAAAGCAATTGCTCTTTTTCTTGCAGACGGTGTCCTGAGCCATGGGGGCCTTCTTGGACAAACCGAAGACAGAGAAACATAATGCACACGGGGCAGGAAATGGTCTCAACTTCGGCCTAAGTAGCATGCAGGGATGGCGGGTCGAAATGGAGGACGCACATACAGCTGTGGTTGGTCTGCCGCATGGCCTGGATGACTGGTCTTTCTTTGCGGTGTACGACGGTCACGCAGGTTCTCGTGTGGCCAACTATTGTTCCAAACACTTACTGGAGCACATTATTACCAGCAGCGAGGACTTCCGCTCAGGCCCTGACTCGGTGGAAGGCGTTAAAATCGGCATTCGCTCAGGCTTTCTGAAGATCGATGAGTACATGCGCAACTTCTCAGACCTACGTAACGGTATGGACCGTAGTGGTTCCACAGCAGTCGGTGTGCTGGTGTCTCCCGAGCACCTCTATTTCATCAACTGCGGTGACTCCCGTGCTGTGCTGAGCCGCGCAGGACAAGTGCGGTTCTCCACACAAGACCACAAACCGTGCAACCCACGTGAAAAAGAGCGCATTCAGAACGCAGGCGGTTCTGTGATGATCCAAAGGGTGAATGGTTCTCTGGCTGTGTCGCGCGCTTTAGGGGATTATGACTACAAGTGTGTGGACGGAAAGGGCCCAACTGAGCAGCTGGTATCTCCGGAACCGGAGGTGTTCGAAGTCCCACGCGTTTCAGACGAGGATGAGTTTGTGGTGCTCGCCTGCGATGGCATCTGGGACGTGATGAGCAATGAGGAGCTGTGTGATTTTGTGCGCTCTCGCCTGGAGGTGTGGGATGACTTGGAGAAAGTCTGCAACTCTGTGGTTGACACCTGTTTACATAAGGTGAGGAAATCGCATCACATGTCTTAAAGGATATTTCAGTAAAAAAAGTTAAGGCTTTGAATAATTACTCacccttttctctttttttttagatttactcgagtttttcttcttttgaaagcaaaaaaaaaaaaaacattgatattttgatcaagcattgactttcatagtgttaATTCCTAATTATGGAAATCAATAAATACCTGTTAACAACATTCTTAAACGTATCTACTTTTGTGatcaatagggatgcaacgacTATAGATTTTGACTGTACAATTGTAGTCTGATGAATAATCACAGTTTCACAACTATggattcattaatttcaaaacacccCTAGTTTAGACAAATCCTATGAAAACAccatatattttaaagtgttattttttgcacaaaataagaaaaaaaaaaacaatccatccATTTTGgtcttaaaaataagtgaaaagcTTATCACTATACACAGCACTACTGTGCTGTTGTgtaaataacaaagtaaacagaacCATAGAAAACATAGCTACATTATCTGAGCACAAAAAGTAAAAATAGTATGAGCTAgatagtaacacaacaaaaagtattgtAGGATAGAAAAGGACcacattgaatgtaaatatgaaacacaCATTTTGTCACAATTACAGTGTTGTTATAAGTAATCCTGTATACCAAAGTTGTGTGATTTATAAACGACAATTAAAtcagctgtatatgtttttttttagttacacatttacatttatgtattgtgcacaattattaaGCAATGCACATAACTAACTAAAGATAAGTCTTTCACTCCATGTAGAAATCCTACAgtttagggatgcaacaatacagttagcccacgatTCAATACATACCTCAGTTTTTTAACACTGTGTTCGATTtgaactggggaacacataacatcctgcactttgaaaataaacatacatgtgaagttaataaagatgaattggccatttcaaataaacatatttgtacttgcGGATCGAGATTGTAACgcagatcgagtgcttttataaaagcCCATGTCTCCAATTACCGAAAacagctgcaaatctttagcaataaacacccgcactgcctttgttatttttatgtgtctctgaaccagttgggtatgtttgcttgaaatattcagcgagggattgttactatttggaggacttttattaccttctctgctattctgccttcagacagtgatattgctgggtgatggcgctacagatgtgcagtcatggttatacgtgtaaaacagtGCTTGcacagttatttttttgtttaccgtttttttcttttaatggcattatacttaccggcaaaaTCGGAATGTCCTCACAatttgaaagacgccggcgctttctcgtactgttgcttCACTTTACAGGCGCTTCtttgtactgttgcctcaaccTCACTTCACTgccgctcgccatgttaaagtgtggaatgatggtcaagctccccctaactttagagcatattgattggatatttactcacgcggaggagtttcctcatctcagctcatggacttacaggcaATCACAGTCAATTTGGGGAGACATAATAcgcacaaattatttaaaagcaaaactgAGAAAACCGCAGTTCACAAGCGTGCTTTGAACCGTAGAAGTCGTACcgtacggttcaatattatattgagaaccgtggcatccctactacgctttcttttgttttgactaaacttgttttactaaATATCAAATAAGGAGATGAAAACAAATAGACTATAAATATAAGAATTAACGAAATAGTTTCAGAGTACtgtgatgaaatgctggttaagcTTATGAATTTAAAGAGTCATAATAACAGACCAGAACGCAGAGATAAATGtgttataatgtaaatgtaaaaaaaaaaaactttcactttCGAAATGCGGTATAAATTCGTTCTATTTTggcgtttttaattcttttgaacctttaggtgctgcttgtcaatttgtTTCTacgttcgttcttgctgtcaattgtggaAAAAACGATTGATAAAAGGTTTCTAATAAACCTCTGTGACCGCTTAAGgcgctgtgtgtttgtgcatgcacgtgagggggagtcagatttgtccggGGAGGCAGATTTCGATACAACACTGGCACTGCATGTTTCTCCgtcagtgatgggtcgttcttgaacgattcgtacattttgaacaaatcttttgtatgactcaagGAGTAAATCATTTATTTGCACATGTGCACATTTGTGTAAGTAGAGCTTGCGTGCTGTCTTGGAGTGGTCTGTTTCACGCAAAATGCACACgtgtggcctcaaaccatatcgATATGAACGATATTGGCTAATACAGCATCCTTTTGGGGAATCATATCGATATATCCCCAGAACCTGATATACCGCCCAGCCCTATTTGTGCCATAATAATActtgggtttttaaaaaaatttttatgaaactactaatttaaaatgacagttttcATAAAGTTACAAAACACAGATGAGTTTATAACGGGATGTAGCAtatccaaaataaaagcaaagagTAACCAAATggtcatgactaggcccacacgcaGTTTGTgcatgcagaaatccacagattttcgcagatttttagcccatcgagtctatttatttacctgtgt contains:
- the ppm1bb gene encoding protein phosphatase 1bb isoform X2; this encodes MGAFLDKPKTEKHNAHGAGNGLNFGLSSMQGWRVEMEDAHTAVVGLPHGLDDWSFFAVYDGHAGSRVANYCSKHLLEHIITSSEDFRSGPDSVEGVKIGIRSGFLKIDEYMRNFSDLRNGMDRSGSTAVGVLVSPEHLYFINCGDSRAVLSRAGQVRFSTQDHKPCNPREKERIQNAGGSVMIQRVNGSLAVSRALGDYDYKCVDGKGPTEQLVSPEPEVFEVPRVSDEDEFVVLACDGIWDVMSNEELCDFVRSRLEVWDDLEKVCNSVVDTCLHKGSRDNMSVVLVCFPNAPKVSEEAVKKEAELDKFLEARVEELMEKSGEEGIPDLSHIMHNLHPETIPNLPPGGGLPSKRSVIEAVYNRLNPHREEDGPGRSSRR
- the ppm1bb gene encoding protein phosphatase 1bb isoform X1: MGAFLDKPKTEKHNAHGAGNGLNFGLSSMQGWRVEMEDAHTAVVGLPHGLDDWSFFAVYDGHAGSRVANYCSKHLLEHIITSSEDFRSGPDSVEGVKIGIRSGFLKIDEYMRNFSDLRNGMDRSGSTAVGVLVSPEHLYFINCGDSRAVLSRAGQVRFSTQDHKPCNPREKERIQNAGGSVMIQRVNGSLAVSRALGDYDYKCVDGKGPTEQLVSPEPEVFEVPRVSDEDEFVVLACDGIWDVMSNEELCDFVRSRLEVWDDLEKVCNSVVDTCLHKGSRDNMSVVLVCFPNAPKVSEEAVKKEAELDKFLEARVEELMEKSGEEGIPDLSHIMHNLHPETIPNLPPGGGLPSKRSVIEAVYNRLNPHREEDGDSQGGAVGGEEEEEGSSAAAHLLEALRQFRVSHRGEYRQVLEQALSAYRMSCGTGATTRTAPQEEPSSPPPSPATEPLSTEEGQDETAPSQSPDKLSGAPTA
- the ppm1bb gene encoding protein phosphatase 1bb codes for the protein MGAFLDKPKTEKHNAHGAGNGLNFGLSSMQGWRVEMEDAHTAVVGLPHGLDDWSFFAVYDGHAGSRVANYCSKHLLEHIITSSEDFRSGPDSVEGVKIGIRSGFLKIDEYMRNFSDLRNGMDRSGSTAVGVLVSPEHLYFINCGDSRAVLSRAGQVRFSTQDHKPCNPREKERIQNAGGSVMIQRVNGSLAVSRALGDYDYKCVDGKGPTEQLVSPEPEVFEVPRVSDEDEFVVLACDGIWDVMSNEELCDFVRSRLEVWDDLEKVCNSVVDTCLHKGSRDNMSVVLVCFPNAPKVSEEAVKKEAELDKFLEARVEELMEKSGEEGIPDLSHIMHNLHPETIPNLPPGGGLPSKRSVIEAVYNRLNPHREEDGSGGDLDDPW